Genomic DNA from Thermotoga petrophila RKU-1:
ACGGGCCCACTCGAGGAACTCCCCTCTTTCGACGCGCTTCAAAAACTCTTCTTCCGTGATGAAGAAATAATCCTTGCCATCCTCCTCGTGAGGGCGCTTCGGCCTTGTCGTGCAGGAAACGGAGAAAACTACGTTGTCCAGTCTTTTGAGAACTTCTTTGATTATACTGGTTTTCCCCGCACCGGAAGGACCACAGATGACGAAAAGCTGTCCTTTCATTGGTCACACTCCTATTTTTTCGTTTCTCTCAATACTCTTTCTATCTCGTAGAAGTTCTCCATGAATCTCTGAGCGATCGTTTCCGGCTGGATGGCACTCAGAATGATATGGTTGCTGTCCGTGATGATGATCGATCTTGTTTTTCTTCCATACGTGGCATC
This window encodes:
- a CDS encoding DUF370 domain-containing protein; translated protein: MYGLINIGFGNVVAGDRVIAIVNPESSPLKRMKDEAKLEGKLIDATYGRKTRSIIITDSNHIILSAIQPETIAQRFMENFYEIERVLRETKK